From Chryseobacterium sp. H1D6B, a single genomic window includes:
- a CDS encoding phosphatidylinositol-specific phospholipase C1-like protein, whose product MKKTASVFLSLFSLPLLWSQSKNLNDLKINEIQIIGSHNSYKKAILPEVYEYLSKKDTLNFLPRIQYEHIAIPKQLDLGLRNLEIDVYADSKGGKYAHPKILDLVKTTEPFDPEGKMKNPGYKMIHITDIDYQTWYYTLEDCLKDLKKWSDAHPDHDPVFITLEPKDGEANRFGTEPEHYTSKLFDDLDGELKKYLGKDKIITPDDIKGKYKTLNEAVLHKNWPSVKNAKGKFLFVLDNNGDNRDLYIKGHPSLKGRVVFTNSKPGTAESAVLLMNEPKDPAIKDLVQQGYIIRTRADADTMEARKEDYTRFEQAKESGAQIITTDYYFPSRLFKSSYKVSFDNNTYERKNPVTGK is encoded by the coding sequence ATGAAAAAGACAGCTTCTGTTTTCTTATCTCTCTTTTCACTTCCTCTTTTATGGTCACAATCAAAGAACTTAAATGATCTAAAGATCAATGAAATTCAGATCATCGGTTCGCATAACAGCTACAAAAAAGCAATCCTGCCCGAGGTTTACGAGTATTTATCCAAAAAAGACACTCTTAATTTTTTACCGAGAATTCAATATGAACATATTGCAATACCCAAACAACTGGATCTGGGACTCCGCAATCTTGAAATTGATGTGTATGCAGACAGCAAAGGAGGAAAATATGCCCACCCGAAGATCTTAGATCTGGTAAAGACCACAGAACCGTTTGATCCAGAAGGAAAGATGAAAAATCCGGGCTACAAAATGATCCATATTACAGATATTGATTATCAGACCTGGTATTATACTTTAGAAGACTGCTTGAAAGATCTGAAAAAATGGTCTGATGCCCATCCTGACCACGATCCTGTCTTTATTACACTTGAGCCTAAGGACGGAGAAGCCAATAGATTTGGAACAGAGCCTGAACATTACACTTCAAAATTATTTGATGATTTAGACGGCGAACTGAAAAAATATCTTGGAAAGGATAAAATCATTACCCCTGATGATATCAAAGGAAAATACAAAACATTAAACGAAGCCGTACTTCATAAGAACTGGCCGTCAGTAAAGAATGCTAAAGGAAAATTTCTTTTCGTGTTAGATAATAACGGAGACAACAGAGATCTGTATATCAAAGGGCACCCATCCTTAAAAGGAAGAGTGGTTTTCACCAATTCCAAACCCGGAACTGCTGAATCAGCTGTTTTATTGATGAACGAACCGAAAGATCCCGCCATTAAAGATCTGGTACAACAGGGATACATTATCCGTACCAGAGCAGATGCCGACACCATGGAAGCCAGAAAGGAAGATTACACAAGATTTGAGCAGGCGAAAGAAAGCGGTGCACAGATCATCACTACAGATTATTATTTTCCCAGCAGGCTTTTCAAATCCAGCTATAAGGTTAGTTTTGACAATAATACTTATGAAAGAAAAAATCCGGTAACGGGAAAATAA
- a CDS encoding metallophosphoesterase — protein sequence MIIKGILSALFFSFLNLSAQQQPIQIAFLSDVHFQDLYGDFADNNFKGIDNPKTGKPTIMRTMNSQLHSTRIFNENYFAFLKALDDIAAKGIKIVAMPGDFSDDGQAYNLRGLHKILNKYQRQYGISFYLTTGNHDPVGPFRQDAGKDDFLGEDGNPLGIYSREDLGKIKNKMITKDIAASGYLEILSELKDFGFYPKKEDLYWSTPFDKGLYRSYSYSSAVENASYFKRMYEVSKGFLVPDLSYVVEPVKGVWMIAIDGNTYIPKSLNGNSDDPDNYRGASIGYNNVITHKQHLIQWVKKIAAEAKKNNKTLIAFTHYPMIDFNDGASGEIRKLLGDKKFQLERVPEEEVAKEFIEAGLQIHFAGHMHINDTGIRKTGDKKMLVNVQVPSLAAYVPAYKILTIQSPEKMEIQTEVLNDVPHFDDLFPLYEKEYETLSKDKTKIRWNKEILKTKSYHDFMLFHLKELVRLRMIPDDWPYDFIEKTALLTGKDLLLMIVRPEDAAKKGIHTELFKNWSFDDLLLDLYKFQSADKLAKKDIPAERLQQYEIVEKLYDAHKTNDPFIIQLKSLFKILALLSNGDPSDHFEIDLKTYTIKAVTENKTILK from the coding sequence ATGATTATCAAAGGAATATTGTCCGCTTTGTTTTTTAGTTTTTTGAACTTATCTGCCCAGCAGCAACCTATACAGATCGCATTTCTTTCCGATGTGCATTTTCAGGATCTCTACGGGGATTTTGCAGACAATAATTTTAAAGGAATTGATAATCCCAAGACTGGAAAGCCGACGATCATGAGAACGATGAATTCCCAGCTGCATTCTACCCGTATTTTCAACGAAAATTATTTTGCGTTTTTAAAAGCTCTGGATGATATCGCTGCGAAAGGGATTAAGATTGTAGCGATGCCCGGTGATTTTTCGGATGACGGACAAGCATATAATCTACGGGGACTTCATAAAATCTTAAATAAATATCAGCGGCAGTATGGTATTAGTTTTTATCTGACCACTGGAAACCATGATCCGGTAGGTCCTTTCAGACAGGATGCCGGAAAAGACGATTTTCTGGGTGAAGATGGAAATCCATTAGGAATTTACAGCAGAGAAGATCTTGGAAAAATAAAAAATAAAATGATCACCAAAGACATCGCTGCATCAGGATATTTGGAAATTTTAAGTGAATTAAAAGACTTTGGTTTTTATCCGAAAAAAGAAGATCTATATTGGAGTACACCTTTTGATAAAGGCTTATATCGCAGTTATTCGTACAGCAGTGCAGTAGAGAATGCATCGTATTTTAAAAGAATGTATGAGGTTTCTAAAGGGTTTTTGGTTCCAGATCTCAGTTATGTTGTAGAGCCAGTGAAAGGCGTCTGGATGATTGCAATTGATGGAAATACTTATATACCTAAGAGTCTAAATGGAAACTCAGACGATCCAGATAATTACCGTGGAGCAAGTATTGGATATAATAATGTAATCACCCATAAACAGCATTTAATTCAATGGGTAAAAAAAATAGCAGCGGAAGCAAAGAAAAATAATAAAACTTTAATCGCATTTACCCATTATCCGATGATCGACTTTAATGACGGAGCTTCAGGTGAGATCAGAAAACTCTTAGGAGATAAAAAATTTCAGTTAGAACGGGTTCCGGAAGAAGAAGTAGCAAAAGAATTTATAGAAGCCGGACTGCAGATCCATTTTGCGGGACACATGCATATCAATGATACTGGAATTAGAAAAACGGGTGATAAGAAAATGCTGGTCAATGTTCAGGTACCTTCACTGGCAGCTTACGTACCCGCTTATAAAATTCTGACCATCCAATCCCCAGAGAAAATGGAAATACAGACAGAGGTTTTAAATGATGTTCCTCATTTTGACGATCTGTTTCCATTATATGAAAAAGAGTATGAAACCCTGAGTAAAGACAAAACTAAAATACGCTGGAATAAAGAAATCCTAAAGACAAAATCTTATCATGATTTTATGCTGTTTCATTTAAAAGAATTGGTGCGTTTGCGTATGATCCCCGATGATTGGCCATATGATTTCATTGAGAAAACAGCATTACTGACGGGAAAAGATCTTTTATTGATGATTGTCAGGCCAGAAGACGCTGCTAAAAAAGGCATCCACACAGAATTATTTAAAAACTGGAGTTTTGATGATCTGCTGCTGGATCTGTATAAATTTCAATCAGCAGATAAGCTGGCCAAAAAAGATATACCGGCAGAAAGGCTGCAGCAGTATGAGATAGTAGAAAAATTATATGATGCTCACAAAACTAACGATCCGTTTATAATACAATTAAAATCTCTTTTCAAAATCTTGGCTCTGCTTTCAAATGGAGATCCTTCAGACCATTTTGAAATTGATCTGAAAACATACACGATAAAAGCAGTCACAGAAAATAAAACGATTCTAAAATAG